The genomic region CTTTTAGCTACTACTAGAGTATCTGATTTCTATGAACTACACCTACAATTGGGCAGTACGCGGGCTGTGGCAGCGCCTGTTGGCGGTAGTGATGCTTATGCTGGGCGGGTATCCAGTGCTGGCCCAGTCCGGACCGTACGGCAACGAGTGGATTGTACCCGGCCAGCAGTACTACAAGGTACAAACCGTGCGCGACGGTCTCTACCGCCTCGACAACGCCTACCTCACGCAGGCCGGCATCAACGGCGTAAATCCAAGTCAATTCCAACTGTGGCGGCGTGGTCAGCAAGTGGCTATTTATGTGGGTGGCAATGCCACTACGCAAGATGCCAGCACTTATATCGAGTTCTTCGGGCAGGGCAACGATGCCAAGCTGGACCGCGGTATGTACAAAAGAGCCCAGGACCAGGCGCAGCCCTACCATAGTCTCTATACGGATACTGCCGCGTATTTCCTGACGTGGTCCAGCGCTTCTCAGACCAAGCGTATGGCCCAGCCGGTGGCAACCGCACCAGGTACGGCGGCGCCTTACTGGCTACGCCCGGAGTTGCAGGTGCACGGGTATCTCTACGCCGATGTAGACGAAACAGCCTACCTGTTCCAGCCATGGGCCGAACCTGGGGAAGGCTTCTTTTCCGGAGCGATGAATACCAATGGTTTCACATTCCCGATTGGTACGGAGCAGCGTCAGAACATGGCTGCCGGGGCACGCTTAGAAACACGCTTGGTTGGTTCATCCAAGGCAAATCATATTGTTGAGGTAGCCATTGAGCAGCCCTCTGGTACCCGACGTCTACTAGGTGCCGAACGATTTGACAACTATGCCAGTCGGAAGGTATCCTATGCGTTGCAGCCTGCCGATGTGCGGCCGGATGGTACTATTCGCGTGCAAATCAAGCCCAGCAATACAGCTGAGGGCCAACGCGACATTGCACGTATCTCTTATTTTAAAGTTACCTACCCTCAAACCGCACGCTGGATAGCCACTCGGGAAAGCCGCCATTTTCAGAGTGACTCCACCCTGAACGCGCCGGCTTACTATGTGCTCGACAGCATTCCAGCCAGCGTATATGGCTACGATGTAACCGACCCCTACGCCGTACAACGTATTACAGGAACTGCCGCCACTGGTGCAAAGCGCGGTTTTTATTTCCCATCGGCTAGTGCCTCCAGTTCCCGGCGCCTGCTGCTGGCTGACACCGAAAAGCCTTTGGTGCCGGTGCTGCCGGCTCGGCGCGTCAATTTTCTGGCCCTACAGCCAACGATGGCAAACTACATCATTGTCACGAGCCCCGTGCAGATGCGGCCGGCCGGAGGCGTTGCCAATCCTGCTCAAGCCTATGCCGACTACCGGGCCTCGGCCGCGGGTGGCAAATTTGATGTGTTGATGGTGACTAGCCAGCAGCTTTACGACCAGTTTCACTACGGCGAAAAGTCGGCGCTAGCATTGCGGCAGTTTGCCTTGTGGATGCTCACGGACAAGAGTCGTGAGAAATTCCTGTTGCTGTTGGGTAAGGGCTACCACGTGGGCGAAGGGTTCAACGGCACCTACCCACGCAATATGCCAGGAGTGGAGCAGGTACCTACCAGCACGCGCAGTGCCTCGGATATATTTTTTACTGCTGACTGGCCCAATAATAATTACACTGCCGGCATGGCCACCGGCCGTATCTCGGCTTCCACGCCGCAGCAGGTAGTCAATTATCTGAACAAGTTAAAGGAACACGAAGCCCTGGGGCTGGAGCCCTGGCGAAAGCGGGCTATAAACCTAGCCGGTGGTGCCAACCTGACGGATTATGCAGAGTTCAACGGCTATATTGATAAGTACAAGCAGCTGATTGAAGCCCCTTGCTTCGGGGGAGAAGTGGTAAAAACCTACCGCCGTTCAGCGTTGGGCTCAGTTGGCTCATTTCCGGTAGGAATTAATATCTCAGAGGAGTTGAACAAGGGCTTATCCATGATTACGTATTTCGGTCACGGCTCCACTACTACCCTTGATTTAGATATAGGCAGCGTTAATGACGCTACCAAAAACTACAACAATAAAGGCAAGTACCCGGTAATGTTCGTGAACGGCTGCGCTGCGGGCAACACCTTTACTCCCTACGCTACGCTGTGCGAAGATTGGGTATTCACTCCCGACAAGGGCTTTGTAGGCTTCATGTGCGAATCGGGCTTTGGCTTCTCCAACGACCTGAACGAAAGCCAGACGCTGATGTACAAGCTGTTGCTGAACGACCCGGCCTGGTATGGCAAACCCGTGGCGCGAGTATGGAACGAGGTAGCCCGCCGCCTGCAACCCATTGCGCAGTATAGCCCTTCCACGGCTTCCAACTTGATGTGCACCATCTGGCAGGGCGACCCGGCCCTGCGCCTGTTCTCGCCCGCCAAGCCCGATCTGGTCGTTACCAACGACAGCCTCCACATTCCGGCAGCGGCCAACGGGCAGCCCGTGCTGGCTTCGGCGGAGTCGTTTAAGCTGGTTATCAACGCGGGCAACCTGGGGAGCCTGTGCGGGGCCGAAAAGGTGGATGTATGCGTAACCCGCAAATATCCCGCTACCTCCGGCCGCCGAGACGACGCGTACAGCTTCTCCTTTACCGCTACCCAGCGCGACAATACCTACACGGTGGACATTCCGAATACGGGCGACGTATTCGGCGAGAATACTTTTATCGTGAAGCTTGATTGCAACAACCTGATTGACGAGCTGGACGAAACCAACAACGAAGCACAGCTGAAATACAACTTCCTGCGGGGCGGCGTCACGGCCCTCACGCCCACGGAGTTTGCCATTGTACCCTCGGGTACAGTGCGGCTGGTAGGGCAGAGCAACCTTATCAGCACCGAGCCGCGCTTGTTTGATATGGAGCTGGATACAGTGCCTACCTTCAACAGCCCTCTGGTACAGCGCAACAACACCGTTTCGGGGCGGCAGCTGGCCAGCTGGTCGGCTACGGTGCCTACCGTTGCCGGGCGCGACAGTGTGGTGTGGTACTGGCGCCTGCGTCTGCAAACCCCGCAGGCTGAGGAAAGCAACGCTTGGGCTACCAGCTCGTTCCGGGTGATTCCGGGTAGTGCGGGTGGCTGGTCGCAGAGCCATTACGGACAGTTGCAGCGCAACACCCAGCAGCGCGTAGTCGTGGCGGCACCCAATGGCCGCTGGAGCTTCACGGAGGCCGATGGCGGCAGCGGGGTAGTCACCTCCACGCTTATTGGCCCGGCGCAGCAGTGGACTACCTTGTTCCATACTGTGCGTACGCAGGAAAACGACAGCTACACGCTACGCCTGCTGGGCGTAGATGCTACGGGTGCCACTACTGTGCTGAACCCCAATGTCACCAGTCGCACCTATTCGCTAGCCGACGTATCCGCTACGCGCTACCCTTATCTGCAACTGCAAGTAGTGCTGCGTGATACCCTTAGCCGCACAGCGCCGCAACTCAGACAACTTTTGGTGACGTACCAAGGCGTGCCTGAAGGCGTTGTGCGCCCGGATCTGGCTACGACCGATGCCTACGCGGCTGCCACACTCACTAGGCAGGCAGCTAGCGGTACACTCAGCTTTCCGGTATACTTCCAGAATATTTCTACTACAGATTTTGGTACGCCGCTGAAGGCGGAAGTAACTCTACGCGACGCGGCCAACCGCACCAGTACTACCCTGGTTGAATATAAAGGCGGTGTACTGAAAGCCGGTGAAACCGCCAAAATCGACGTGACAGCCAACGTGGTGAATCTGGCTACCGGCGTTGTAACGGGCTCCGTGAACGTAAACCCGCGCCTGCTGCCCGAGCAGTACTACTTCAACAACCAGCTAGTGCTGCCAAACTTCAACGTGAATAACAGCAGCACACCGCCTACCCTAGATGTAGCCTTCGACGGGCAGCACATCCTGAACGGCGATATTGTGTCGCCCTCGCCGCTGGTGACGGTGCAGTTGCAAAACAACAACCTGCTGCGGCCGGTGAAAGAAGCCAGCAACTTCAGCCTGTTTCTGGTAAAGCCGGGCGAAAGCAACGCCACGGAAGTAAACATGAACTCGTCGGCGGTGGCCTTTATGGCCGATTCGGCTAAGGGGATGGCGCGCATTGAGTACCGCCCCATCACGGCACTGGCTGATGGTAAATACACGCTCATCGCGCAGGGCCGCGACGCCTCCGGTAGTACAGCGGGTAGTCAGGAATACCGCGTGACGTTCGAGGTCATCAACGAGTCGACCATCACCAACGTGTATCCCTACCCCAACCCCATGACCAGCAAGGCGAAGTTTGTCTTCACGCTGACCGGGGCGCAGGTGCCACGCAACATGAAGATTCAGATTCTCAGCCTCACGGGCCGTGTGGTGCGCGAAATCATGATGGCTGAGCTTGGCCCGCTGCGCATCGGCAACAATATCTCCGACTATGCCTGGGATGGTACCGACGAGTTTGGTGACCGACTCGCCAACGGCACCTATCTCTACCGCGTGGTGCTCGACGACCCCAACAAAGACTTCCAGCACCGCACCACCGCCGGCGACAAAGCCTTCAAGAAAGACTGGGGTAAAATCGTGCTGCTGCGGTAGCAAATGACTGAGTAGTGAAATGGTGAGTTAAAAAAACGCCTGTCATCCTGAGCAAGCTCAGGATGACAGGCGTTTTTTTAACTCACCATTTCACTACTCACCATCTCACTACTTACCTCCTTCGCAGCGTCACGAAGCTATAAGCGAAGGCGTGTTTGAGGTCGGGCTCGTGTCGTTCACGAGTTTCTTCTTGCCATTCGGTGCGGTTGAGGTCAGGGAAGAGAGCGTCGCCTTCCACGGTTTGGTGCACCTCCGTGAGAAAAATAGTGTCGGCGGCAGGTAGGGCCTGGCGGTAGATTTCGGCACCGCCAATGATGAAAATATCTTCGTCGAAGGTCTGGGCTAATTCCACCGCGGCGGGTACGGAATAGGCTACTTCACAGCCTGCAGGCTGCCAGTCCGTTTGCCGTGTCACCACAATGTTTTGCCGGTTGGGCAGCGGCTTGCCAATCGAATCAAACGTGCGCCTACCCATCACAATAGGGTGACCCGAGGTAAGTTGTTTGAAATGCTTAAGGTCATTGGGTAGGTGCCAGGGCAGGGTGTTTTCTTGGCCAATAACGCCGTTTTCGGCCACGGCTACGATGAGGGCTATCATGAGGTGAAGTGGTGAAATGGTGAGTAAAATACGCGTGTCATCCTGAGCTCGCGAAGGACCTTCTGCCAGTTAAACGAGTCGTTATTATGTCTATCGCTCTAGCCTGATAAGGTCCTTCGCGAGCTCAGGATGACAGGTTTTTCTCGTTCAGCATTTCACTGTTGAATCCGCGTAGAAAGTCCTGCACGGGCATGCGCTTTTTGCCTTCCAATTGCACATCGAGCAGGTCGAGCATGCCGGAGGTAGTGGCAATGCGCAGGTAGGTACGGCCGTCGGTGGCCCAGGAGCCGGGCACGGCGGGCTGGGGCGTAATGGCCTCCTCGGGCGTGACCACGCCGGCGCGGAAAATCTTGAGCGTGCGCCCGTCGGGGAGTTGGGTGAAAGCCGTGGGAAAGGGCGATAAGCCCCGGACACGGTTCACCAAGGCCAGTGCGGGCTGCTGAAAGTCTAGTCGGCCTGTCTCCTTACTGATTTTGGGCGCCGTGCGTAGGGTAGGGCTATTGTGCTGAGGTGTGGTAGGCACGTGGCCAGCCGCCACGGCTTGTACCGTGCGTAGCGCCAGCGCGGCCCCAGCCACTTTCAGCTTTTCGTAGAGCGAGCCAAAATCGTCCTCAGGCTTGATGTCGACCACATCCTGCAAAATCAGGTCACCGGTGTCAATTTCGTGTTGCAGGAAGAAGGACGTGACGCCGGTTTGTGTTTCGCCTTCGATGAGGGCCCAGTTGATGGGCGCCGCGCCCCGGTACTGGGGTAGGAGGGATGCATGGATGTTCAAAGAACCCAAGCGGGGCATGGCCCACACGGCCTCGGGCAGCATCCGAAACGCCACCACCACCTGCAAATCGGCGGCGTAGCTGCGCAGCTCCTCCTGAAACGCCGGCGACTTCAGGTTGGTGGGTTGCAGCACCGGCACACCGTGCGCCACCGCCGCCTGCTTCACCGCCGACTCCTGCAGCTGTCGGCCGCGCCCAGCGGGTTTGTCGGGTGCCGTTACCACGGCCACTACTGCGCAGCCAGACCAAGTAAGCAGGGTTTCTAAGGTAGGCACCGCAAAATCGGGCGTGCCCATGAAAATAATTCGAAGCATTATATGAATGGTTGGATGGTTGAACGGTTAAATGGCTGAATGGCTGAATAGTTAAATGGTTAATTGTTCGGTGTCTCCTCAACAATCACTCATTTAATCTTCTAACCATTTAACCATCTAGCCATTCAACCATTAAAATCAGGATACAGCAGATACTTCTTGCGCAGCTGTTTGTACTGGCTTAGGCCCGGCTCCCACGTCTTGCGAATTTCCGCCTCCGTTTTGCCCGCAATAATCTGCTGCCTCAGCTCTTTGGTGCCAGCCAGTCGCTCAAAACCTTTGTTGAAGAACTGGTCTTTGGCGGTGCTTTTCTGGTAGAAGTCGAGCAGATAGCGAAGCGTGAAGCCCTCTACCTTCGCGTCGCGCAAGTTCACGCCGCGGCAGGGCTGGCCTTTCTGGGGTGGGTCGGTGGAGCCGGGGTTGGGGGTAGGGACAAACGTAAAGGGCCGCGAGGCTGGCTGCTTCGGGCTTCCTAGAATCTCGAACGGCGTGTTGGTGCCGCGACCCACGCTCACGTCGGTGCCCTCGAACAGGCACAGCGAGGGGTAGAGCGCCACGCTCTGCGCAGTGGGCAAGTTAGGGGAGGGGCGCACCGGTAGCTCATAGCGCGTAGCGTGGGTGTAGCCCGCCACCGGCACCACCGTGAGCTTGCACTGCACACCGCCGGCCAGCCATTTTTCGCCATTCAGCATCTGAGCCAGCTCGCCTACCGTGAGGCCGTGCACAATGGGCAGCGGGTCGAGGCCGACGAAGGACTTGAGCGCCGGGTCTAGCACGGGGCCATCTACGTACCAGCCGTTGGGGTTGGGGCGGTCTAGCACCAGCACTTCCTTGCCCTGCTCAGCGGCAGCTTCCATCACGTAATGCAGCGTGCTGATGAACGTGTAGAAGCGCGTGCCCACATCCTGAATGTCAAATACCAACACATCCAGATCTTTCAGCATCTCGGGGGTAGGCTTTTTGGTGGCGCCGTAGAGGCTGCGCACCGGCAGGCCGCTGCGGGCATCTTTGCCGTCCTTAATAGTCGCGCCATCGGCCGCCTCTCCCCGGAACCCGTGCTCGGGCGCGAAAATCGTTTTCACGCCTACCCCCTGCGCCAGCAGCGTATCCACGAGGTAGGACTGGGCCACGCGCGAGGTTTGGTTGACCACCAGACCCACACGCTTGCCTTTCAGCTGGGGCAGGTAGCGACCAAACTGCGCGGCGCCTACCTGCAACGCGGGGGCTGCGGGAGTTGCGCTAGCAGATGCCGGCCGGGTAGGCGGAGTAGTTGCCGTGGGCGCGGCAGCGCGGCTGCAATCGGTGGCGAGCAAGGCAAGGCTCAGCAAGCTGGGAAGAAAGGATACTGTCATCGGAAGAAAAGGGGCTAGAAAACTGCCCGCAGACGCGTAGCTTTACGGCAGTGAACGTCTCGCAGTACATATCCCACAAGATTGATGGGGCCGACTCAGGTTCTTTTACCTCGTCGGTGACAAAAATAGCCATTATCAGCATTGCCATGGGCTTGGCCGTGATGATTGTGTCGTTTGCCATCCTGGAAGGCTTCCGCAACGAAATTCAGAACAAAATTTTCTCGTTCGGGGCGCATCTGCAAATCACTAAGTACGACACCAACAACTCGCTGGAGGTGGCGCCCATCAACGGGCAGCAGCTCACGCAGGAGCTGCGTACGTTTCCGCAGGTGAAAACCGTGCAGCCGTTTGCCATTAAAACGGCCATTATCAAAACCCGCGATGAGGTGCTGGGCGTGGTGCTCAAGGGCATCGACGAGCCGCAGGCCGGTAGCTCGCCCATGCGCCAGAACCTGGTGGCTGGCAAGTTTCTGACCTTCCCCGACACGGCAGCCAGCAACGACGTGCTACTCTCGCGCAAAGTAGCCGACAAGTTGCGCCTGAAAGTAGGCGACGAGGCACTGTTCTACTTCATCCAGAATCCGCCCCGCATCCGGCGCTTCAAGGTCAGCGGTATCTACCAGACCGGCCTCGACGAGTTCGACGAGGTGTACGTCATCGGCGATATCCGGCAGATACGCGACCTGCGCGCCTGGCCCGATTCGCTGGTGGGCGGCATGGAAGTGGTGCTGCGCGACTTCCAGCAGCTCAATCCGGTAGCCGACAACATGTACGAGCAGCTTCCCTACGACCTGAAGCTCGACAAGATTACGGAGCAGTATCAGCAGCTCTTCGACTGGCTGAAGCTGCTCAACCGCAACGTGGTTATCTTCTTGGTGCTCATTATTGTGGTGGCGACGTTCAACATGATTGCCACCATCTTTATCATGATTTTGGAGCGTACCAACATGATTGGGGTGCTAAAGGCCATTGGCGCCACCGACAACCAGATTCGCAGTATGTTTTTCTTCCGCGGCCTGAGCCTCACGGTGCGCGGCATGCTCTGGGGCAACGTGATTGGGCTGGGCTTCTGCGCGGTGCAGTACTTCTTCCATGTCATCCCCCTCGACCCCGAGAACTACTACATGGACCGCGTGCCGATTCATTGGGACCTGCTCATCATTGTGGTTCTGAACGTGGCTACGTTCCTGGCATCGTTGCTAGCCGTGCTAGTGCCTACCTACCTCATCTCGCGCATTCGGCCGGTGACGGCTATTAAGTTCGACTAACTGTCTGAACCACGGATTCGCTCGGATTTTTCGGATTACGCGGATTTTGTGGCTGCGGTGTACGCGTACTGGGCTCTGTATAATACTCTTTCTCAACCGGAAGGGATGATGCGCGGTTGGTTTTTGAGGAAGCGTTTAAAGCGTAAGCTCGTCTCCCCGAAATTGATTAGTAGGCCTACCTCCAGCTTGTAGGCTTCTAGATAGTTGATGGTCTGAGCAAAATGCACTGCGCCAATTTCGGTTAGTGCCTTCAACTCCACCAACACAGTATCGTCCACCAGAAAATCGACGCGACGGGAGCCTACTTCTGTATCCCGATAGTACAGTGGCATTTCTACCTCACGAGCGAAAACCAGCCCTTCCCGCTCCATTTCCAGTGCTAGATAACGCTGGTAAATCACCTCCTGAAAGCCATTGCCCAATGTGCGATGCACTTGCATCGCACAGCTAATTACAGCTCCTGTCAAAGTATTGTAGCGCGTATCAAGCAACATATATCAAGGTAAATTAGAGAGCCAAATAACTTCTCGACCCTCCATCTACCTCACAAAATCCGTGCAATCCGATAAATTCAAGCGAATCCGTGGTTCAGACAACCTGGCTTTGCAGAATCAAATGCGGATCAGGACACAGCGCTGCCCATTGCTCCCGCTCTGCTGGGGCCGCCACGCCCGGAAAGTCGCCCTGGCGGCCTTGCAGGTCGGCTATTACCTGGAAATGCAGGTGCGGGGGCCAGTCGCCGTTTTCGGGTGGGGGGCCTACCTCGGCAAAGGTGGTGCCTTGGGCGACGGTCATGCCGGGACGCAATAGCGCTGTTTCGCGGCGGGTGAGGTGGCCGTAGAGGGTGTAGAAAATCGTGTCTTCGAGCTGATGTTGCAGAATCACGGTAGGGCCGTAGTCGCCGAAATTGGCATTGTCGGCCAGGCTGTGCACCACGGCATCGAGTGGGGCTAACACGGGCGTGCCGGCGCGCAGCCACACATCCACGCCTAGGTGCAGGGTGCGGGCCGGGGTTCTGTCGTCGGCGAAGAGGGTAGGGCTGCGGTGGTAGACAGCGCGGTTTTCGAGGTAGCCGCCAATGCCAATATCGGCCTGCTGTGCGGCGAGCATGCGCGCCACCAAATCAGAAAAAGCATCCGTATCGCGCAGGTCAACATCAGCCAACAGCGCATTGGCCGCAGTGAAATCCAGGCGAGCCACATCGGGCGCACTAAGGTCAACAGGCAGCACTGGTCCAAACTCGTGTTGGTGGCGCTCTAGCAGTTCGGCAAGGGAAGAAGACATAGCGTTTTTAGGGAATGAGGGCCTGTGGCGTTGGGTACTAGGTAGGGTAGGCGAAAATACTGTACGGCAGGTAATGCCCAATCTGCCAGCAAAACACGTAAATACGGGCATAAGCTACGTCATCCGGTGCGGAATCCCGTACTTTGCGCCCCCCAAACCGGTAGCTCATAGCATTGTTTACCTGCTGAGTTCCCTGGTTCCTAAACCCCTCAGTTCCTAAGTTTACCTAGCATGTCTTACCTCACGCTGAACGTCGTTGACCTCACCCAGGAAGCGCCCGACGCCG from Hymenobacter aerilatus harbors:
- the porU2 gene encoding putative type IX secretion system sortase PorU2; the encoded protein is MNYTYNWAVRGLWQRLLAVVMLMLGGYPVLAQSGPYGNEWIVPGQQYYKVQTVRDGLYRLDNAYLTQAGINGVNPSQFQLWRRGQQVAIYVGGNATTQDASTYIEFFGQGNDAKLDRGMYKRAQDQAQPYHSLYTDTAAYFLTWSSASQTKRMAQPVATAPGTAAPYWLRPELQVHGYLYADVDETAYLFQPWAEPGEGFFSGAMNTNGFTFPIGTEQRQNMAAGARLETRLVGSSKANHIVEVAIEQPSGTRRLLGAERFDNYASRKVSYALQPADVRPDGTIRVQIKPSNTAEGQRDIARISYFKVTYPQTARWIATRESRHFQSDSTLNAPAYYVLDSIPASVYGYDVTDPYAVQRITGTAATGAKRGFYFPSASASSSRRLLLADTEKPLVPVLPARRVNFLALQPTMANYIIVTSPVQMRPAGGVANPAQAYADYRASAAGGKFDVLMVTSQQLYDQFHYGEKSALALRQFALWMLTDKSREKFLLLLGKGYHVGEGFNGTYPRNMPGVEQVPTSTRSASDIFFTADWPNNNYTAGMATGRISASTPQQVVNYLNKLKEHEALGLEPWRKRAINLAGGANLTDYAEFNGYIDKYKQLIEAPCFGGEVVKTYRRSALGSVGSFPVGINISEELNKGLSMITYFGHGSTTTLDLDIGSVNDATKNYNNKGKYPVMFVNGCAAGNTFTPYATLCEDWVFTPDKGFVGFMCESGFGFSNDLNESQTLMYKLLLNDPAWYGKPVARVWNEVARRLQPIAQYSPSTASNLMCTIWQGDPALRLFSPAKPDLVVTNDSLHIPAAANGQPVLASAESFKLVINAGNLGSLCGAEKVDVCVTRKYPATSGRRDDAYSFSFTATQRDNTYTVDIPNTGDVFGENTFIVKLDCNNLIDELDETNNEAQLKYNFLRGGVTALTPTEFAIVPSGTVRLVGQSNLISTEPRLFDMELDTVPTFNSPLVQRNNTVSGRQLASWSATVPTVAGRDSVVWYWRLRLQTPQAEESNAWATSSFRVIPGSAGGWSQSHYGQLQRNTQQRVVVAAPNGRWSFTEADGGSGVVTSTLIGPAQQWTTLFHTVRTQENDSYTLRLLGVDATGATTVLNPNVTSRTYSLADVSATRYPYLQLQVVLRDTLSRTAPQLRQLLVTYQGVPEGVVRPDLATTDAYAAATLTRQAASGTLSFPVYFQNISTTDFGTPLKAEVTLRDAANRTSTTLVEYKGGVLKAGETAKIDVTANVVNLATGVVTGSVNVNPRLLPEQYYFNNQLVLPNFNVNNSSTPPTLDVAFDGQHILNGDIVSPSPLVTVQLQNNNLLRPVKEASNFSLFLVKPGESNATEVNMNSSAVAFMADSAKGMARIEYRPITALADGKYTLIAQGRDASGSTAGSQEYRVTFEVINESTITNVYPYPNPMTSKAKFVFTLTGAQVPRNMKIQILSLTGRVVREIMMAELGPLRIGNNISDYAWDGTDEFGDRLANGTYLYRVVLDDPNKDFQHRTTAGDKAFKKDWGKIVLLR
- a CDS encoding dihydrofolate reductase, coding for MIALIVAVAENGVIGQENTLPWHLPNDLKHFKQLTSGHPIVMGRRTFDSIGKPLPNRQNIVVTRQTDWQPAGCEVAYSVPAAVELAQTFDEDIFIIGGAEIYRQALPAADTIFLTEVHQTVEGDALFPDLNRTEWQEETRERHEPDLKHAFAYSFVTLRRR
- the fmt gene encoding methionyl-tRNA formyltransferase translates to MLRIIFMGTPDFAVPTLETLLTWSGCAVVAVVTAPDKPAGRGRQLQESAVKQAAVAHGVPVLQPTNLKSPAFQEELRSYAADLQVVVAFRMLPEAVWAMPRLGSLNIHASLLPQYRGAAPINWALIEGETQTGVTSFFLQHEIDTGDLILQDVVDIKPEDDFGSLYEKLKVAGAALALRTVQAVAAGHVPTTPQHNSPTLRTAPKISKETGRLDFQQPALALVNRVRGLSPFPTAFTQLPDGRTLKIFRAGVVTPEEAITPQPAVPGSWATDGRTYLRIATTSGMLDLLDVQLEGKKRMPVQDFLRGFNSEMLNEKNLSS
- a CDS encoding exo-beta-N-acetylmuramidase NamZ family protein, whose protein sequence is MTVSFLPSLLSLALLATDCSRAAAPTATTPPTRPASASATPAAPALQVGAAQFGRYLPQLKGKRVGLVVNQTSRVAQSYLVDTLLAQGVGVKTIFAPEHGFRGEAADGATIKDGKDARSGLPVRSLYGATKKPTPEMLKDLDVLVFDIQDVGTRFYTFISTLHYVMEAAAEQGKEVLVLDRPNPNGWYVDGPVLDPALKSFVGLDPLPIVHGLTVGELAQMLNGEKWLAGGVQCKLTVVPVAGYTHATRYELPVRPSPNLPTAQSVALYPSLCLFEGTDVSVGRGTNTPFEILGSPKQPASRPFTFVPTPNPGSTDPPQKGQPCRGVNLRDAKVEGFTLRYLLDFYQKSTAKDQFFNKGFERLAGTKELRQQIIAGKTEAEIRKTWEPGLSQYKQLRKKYLLYPDFNG
- a CDS encoding ABC transporter permease; this encodes MNVSQYISHKIDGADSGSFTSSVTKIAIISIAMGLAVMIVSFAILEGFRNEIQNKIFSFGAHLQITKYDTNNSLEVAPINGQQLTQELRTFPQVKTVQPFAIKTAIIKTRDEVLGVVLKGIDEPQAGSSPMRQNLVAGKFLTFPDTAASNDVLLSRKVADKLRLKVGDEALFYFIQNPPRIRRFKVSGIYQTGLDEFDEVYVIGDIRQIRDLRAWPDSLVGGMEVVLRDFQQLNPVADNMYEQLPYDLKLDKITEQYQQLFDWLKLLNRNVVIFLVLIIVVATFNMIATIFIMILERTNMIGVLKAIGATDNQIRSMFFFRGLSLTVRGMLWGNVIGLGFCAVQYFFHVIPLDPENYYMDRVPIHWDLLIIVVLNVATFLASLLAVLVPTYLISRIRPVTAIKFD
- a CDS encoding GxxExxY protein, translating into MLLDTRYNTLTGAVISCAMQVHRTLGNGFQEVIYQRYLALEMEREGLVFAREVEMPLYYRDTEVGSRRVDFLVDDTVLVELKALTEIGAVHFAQTINYLEAYKLEVGLLINFGETSLRFKRFLKNQPRIIPSG
- a CDS encoding peptidoglycan DD-metalloendopeptidase family protein, with translation MSSSLAELLERHQHEFGPVLPVDLSAPDVARLDFTAANALLADVDLRDTDAFSDLVARMLAAQQADIGIGGYLENRAVYHRSPTLFADDRTPARTLHLGVDVWLRAGTPVLAPLDAVVHSLADNANFGDYGPTVILQHQLEDTIFYTLYGHLTRRETALLRPGMTVAQGTTFAEVGPPPENGDWPPHLHFQVIADLQGRQGDFPGVAAPAEREQWAALCPDPHLILQSQVV